The window CGCTCAGTGAGCTGCTTTTCGCCGACGCTCCAGAAGACACGAAGGACGAAGACCCCTTCATTTCCGAAGAGGATGCGTTTCTCGAAGCCCAGGTGAATGCCGTGCACTTCGACGCCATCACCGCCACTCTGGGCATCCTGTGCGATCTGCGGACCGCTCTACAGCTCGACGAAACGAACACGGGGCTTCTCGTTCTGAGAGGCGTGGGTCTGCTGGAGTGGTCCGGTGTCACCGACCGTCACAGGACGTCGTGGAAAGTGGTGGGCTCTTCGGCCCGGTCACTCGACGCGGGACTGGAACTTCATCTCGCATTGACTCCGGGGGCAGATCTCCGGGTCCGTGGGAGGAGCGCTGTCTTCCACTCGCTCGACGTGGCGGCGCTCGGAGAGATTCCCGACTTCGGCTCGCATACGGATCAGGAGGTGCGCAGCATGTCCCCACGGTGGGACTCCGCCGCCCGCGTCGTCCGTACGACACCGTTGGCGCTGGGACCCGGCAGGGCTCCCCGTTGAGTGAAAGGTACGCAATGCCGGAAGGGGAACTGAAGCTCTACCTGAGCTCGAGCGAAGCACTGGTTCTTTACGATTGGTTGGCGTCGACCCATGAGAGAGGCCTACCCGGCCTCGATGATGCCAGCGCTACCGTGCTGTGGGATCTTGAATCTCAATTGGAGCCACTCCTGGTCGATAGCAAGGGGGCCTGATGTCTGCGGATAACTACTTCTCGCTCGGATTGGGGGTCGTCCTCCTTGTTTTCGGCCCGCTCGTGGTGCGCCACCGTCAAAGGCTCTTCGATATCACCGCGGACGCCAATCGCGCCCTCGGTGGCGCCCCGGGCCGCGAGGTCGCCAAACGTGGCAGCGCCGCGTGGGTGGGCGCGTGCGGCATCGCGATGATCGCATTCGGGGTCATCGCACTCCTCGCGGGCGTGTTCGTGCGGGTGTGAGGGAATGCACACGTTCGCGGTGGCGTGTATCGCCAGTGGCATCGCCATCCTCCTGGCGGGATCCACCATGCTCCTGGCACGAAAGCGCCTGCTGAGGTTCGTACGCGCACGCTACGCCGTTGTTCTGAGCGAGGACCAGCTCTCCCCGCGGGAGGTCTCCCGGAGAATGCCCCGAATGCGCGCCATCATCGTCATCGCGACCGGGTTCCTGCTCTTCGGTGGCGCCCTGTTGACCCTGGGGTTGTTTCGAGTGCTGGCATGACCGCAGAGATTGATTGGAGTGCCATGAGCGAGGACCTCCTCAGCATCGATCTGGATGGCGATGACATCTCACGCCGGTCGCGGATGACGCTGCCCGAGTTGGATCTCGGCTTGCGGAAGGGGTGGGTCCGCCCTTCCGAGGGGATACGGCTCGTGGATCAGGCGATTCGCGAGGATCAGCGTATGCGACCCGAGGTTTTCGAGTTGACAGCGGCCGACGAGTGGAACTTCGCGGAGAAGGTGAGCCGACTCGTCCCCACGCCCACGGAGGAAAGCGACCGAAGTGCCCTGGGTATCTGGACCTACCTTTTCATGGCGTGGCTCTACGACAATCGAGACAGATTCGCCGACGTGCTCGGCATCGTCGAACTTCTGGCCGCAGATCTGGAGTTTCCGCCCGAGATCTCCGGAATGGTGAGGTGGATGCCGCCACCGGAAGGAGAGGAAGTGGGGATCGATGCTCTGATGCGCCACTGGGAACGGTATGTGGCGTCACGCCGCGAGGTGTATTCCGCACCGGAGCGGATGTTGGATGCTCCCCGTCGGACCTTTCCCGCATGAGCGGATTTATGCCACAGTGTCGGAAGAAACGCCACCATCGACAGGAGCGGTGAGAATGCCCGACATCGGTGTCGATACCGTCGTTCCGAATCTGCTGGTCGGAGTGCTGGTGATCGTGTTGGGCATTGTGGTGATTCGTCACCGCGCCCGTCTCAACGGGTTCATGTTCTCCGCGCAGAAGTCAATGCTCGGCGAGCGGTATGCGCGGGCGTCGGCAGGTCGGCAGACGCCGTGGATGATGGGCACGGTCGGGGTCGGCATCATCTGTATCGGACTGGCGATGACGGCAGCCGGAGTTGCCGGCGCGATCCAGAACATCGTCCTGTGACACGTCGACGGATGTACGGGGCACAGGGATTCGGCGAGCGCGGCTTCCTGTCTTTCCTTCGCGACAACGCGCGCCCTTCCGGTGACGTCGATCGTGAGCTTCTCCGGGCACCGATTCCGGACCTCAGTATCGATCACCTTCCCGAACGGATCGACCCCAACGCGGATGGTCTCTTTCACCTGGCAGCGATCCTCTGGGATGTCGATGAACGTCTGGCGCTGTCGATGTTCCGTGAGGCCGCGAGCGCCGGGTCGTGGGATGCCCTCGCTGCTCTCGGCGAGGGCGAGAACTGGCTGGGTGATCACGACCAGGCGGTGGTGCACCTTCGAGCCGCACTCGATCTTCGCCCGGACGGTCACGCACGGCTGGAGGGTCTACTCGGGGAGAGCCTGGTCCTCACTACGGAACCCGGCGATCCACGAGAGAT of the Microbacterium sufflavum genome contains:
- a CDS encoding DUF2247 family protein, which translates into the protein MTAEIDWSAMSEDLLSIDLDGDDISRRSRMTLPELDLGLRKGWVRPSEGIRLVDQAIREDQRMRPEVFELTAADEWNFAEKVSRLVPTPTEESDRSALGIWTYLFMAWLYDNRDRFADVLGIVELLAADLEFPPEISGMVRWMPPPEGEEVGIDALMRHWERYVASRREVYSAPERMLDAPRRTFPA